The genomic window CGGAGCAGCTGAACCACGAAGAGATCAACGTCATCTTCAACGAGATCGTGCGCAAGTCGCAGGTCCCCATGGTCATCACCGACAACCAGAACGTTCCCATCAACTGGAACAACATCAGCTACCGGTTCTGGAGCAAAGGCCGATCGAAGGTTCCGCAAGTGCCCTTCGCGTACCTGGCGAAAGCGGAGCAGGAGTTCCTGCTCAAGCTGGTGAAGGACATGGACAAGAAGAACCAGCCCCTGGAGCTGGAGGCCGAAGGCCATACCTTCGGTTTCCTGCACTACGGGGAGTTCACCTTGTTGCACATCCTCTCCTGGATGCCGATGGTGGAGCTGGTCATCATCTTCCTTTTCTGCTTCGTGGGATACTTCGGGTTCCACATCATCCGCTCCAACGAGCAGAGTTCCCTCTGGGTCGGGCTGGCCAAGGAGACGGCGCATCAGTTGGGGACCCCCATCTCATCGCTACTGGGGTGGATCGACTTCATGCGCATGAAACTGGAAAACCTTCCCGAGCCGGAAAAGAACCTGCGCATCCTGGGCGAGATGGAAAGCGACATCTCCCGCCTCAACAAGGTGGCCACGCGCTTCTCGCAAATCGGATCCATCCCCGAATTAAAGCAGGCCGACCTCAACGAAATCCTGGGTTTTACGGCCCATTACTTCTCCTCCCGGCTGCCGCACTTGGGCAAAAGGATCAATATCGAGCTCCATCTCGGCGAGCTGCCGGAAATCCTCATCAACAAGGAGCTGATCGGGTGGGTCATCGAGAACCTGATCCGCAACGCCGTGGACGCCATCGAAGTGGAAGCCGGAGTCATCTCCATTACCACCCGCTACGCCGAGGAAGAGGGGACGGTGCATATTTCCATGGCCGATAACGGAAAAGGCATCCCCCGCGAGCACCTCAAGCATATTTTTAACCCCGGCTTTACCACCAAGAAGCGCGGTTGGGGGCTGGGACTGAGCCTGTGCCGCCGCATCGTAAATGAATATCACGACGGAAAAATCTATGTTGAGAAGAGCCAGAAGGACGTGGGGACGCAGTTCGAGATAGTGCTGCCCCTAGCTCCGGAAAGGACTTCCAGGAAGAAGCCATGAGCATTGCCGGCAAACGCCTCCTTTGGGTCGATGACGAAATCGAATTCCTCCGGGCCCATATCATGTTCATGGAAGAGCACGGCTACGTGGTCGAGAAAGCCACCAATGGCGACGATGCCGTGGCCATGATCAAGAGCGCGCCCTACGATCTGGTCCTGCTCGACGAGCAGATGGCCGGCAAGGACGGCCTCTCCACCCTGGAAGAGATCAAGGATTACGATCAGAACATCCCCGTGGTGATGGTGACCAAGAGCGAAGAAGAGCGCCTGATGGAAGCCGCCCTGGGCCGCAACATCAACGGCTACCTCATCAAGCCGGTGAATCCCTCGCAGATCCTTTCGGTATGCAAGGGCATCCTGCATTCGCGGGCCATCCGCAGCAACCACGTGACATCGGCCTACGTGCGCGAGCTCTCCGAGAACAAGTCCAGCCTGATGACCAACCTGCTTCCCCAGAAATGGGAGAAGATCTTCTTCCAGCTCTGCAAATGGGACAACGATCTGCAAGCCCTCGTGGACCAGGGCATGATAGACACCCATATCGGGCAGAAGAAGGAAATCGCCAAGCGGTTCATCTCCTACGTCGAGGAGAACTACGTTTCCTGGTTCGGCAAGAAGGGCGGCAACCCCAACATGTCCACCCAGGCGCTCAAGCGCAAGGTCATCCCGCCCCTTAAAAAGGGGGAGAAGGTCTGCTTGGTCGTAATGGCGGGTTTCCGGGTGGATCAATGGCTGGCCCTGCAACCCCTGCTCGAACCCTTCTTCAAGGTCGAGAACGCCATCTCCTGGGCGCTCCTCCCCAGCGAAAAGACCAACTGCCGCGCCGGGCTCTTCTCGGGCCAATCGCCCCGCGAAGTCAGCCTCAAGCAGCCGAGCTTGTGGAAGAAGATGCAGGAAGAAGAGGACAAGGCTCCCTATGAGCGGGAGCTACTGCGCCAGAATCTGCGCATCAACGGCATCGATCTCGAGGATCCCAAGATCATCCACTTGCGCCAACCCGAGGACGGCGAGAAGCTGCTCGCCGATCTTCCCAAGTACGAGGAAGAATCCCTGCTCACCGTCGTCGTCGAATTCTTCGATATGCTCAACCAGCTCCGCCAGGCGAGCCCGGTCCTCAAGGAAATCGCCCCGGACGAAAAAGGCTTCCGCGAATTGGCGCGCACCTGGTTCAAATCGTCCAAGCTTTTCGAAATGCTGAAGGCGATGGCGGAGAAGAACCGTACCGTGATCCTGACCAGCGATCATGGCACCGTCCTGGTGGACGCGCCGGCCGAGGTCTTCTGCCAGGAAGAAAAGACGCCCAACCCGCGCGTGAAGATCGGCCAGAATATCTCCTGCGATGAGCGTCACGCTTTGTTCGTGGAAACCCCCGTCCAGTTCGGCCTGCCCGGCGAAGTCGGCGAGATCGCCTACGCCATCGCGAAGGACAACTACTACTTCGTCTACCCCAACAAGTTCCAGTACTTCGTGACGCAGTTTAAGGGGCAAATGGTGGGGGGCGGGTTGTCCATCGAGGAGCTGCTGGTTCCTTTGGTGACTTTGACTCCGAAGACTTGAGGCTGCAGTGGTGGTGCGTGGAGCGCTGTTGGGCTGGGTCTGGGCGGGGCCGGGGGGCCGGTTCGCCTCAGACGCTCGCTAATCGGTTCCACCCGGTCCATCCACGTCCCGGGCAAGTGGGCGCCCGCGGAACCAAACTGTTGATCGGCTCGCCGGCTACCGCGCTGGTCTTATGGCTGGGCCATTTGTGTACCGCTCCTCCTCGCGGGGTCCCTTCGGACTGGGTCCTTAACTGCCCCCCTCCGCTCATCCGCGCGACACGACCGCCCCGACAGACCTTAGGGAGCTTCCTATCCACGCCACTCATCGACCGCGCACATCGAAGGCCAATCCACCTAGGGCGAGAATGCGAGCCGGGCTCAAGCGGCGGTCCCGGATGCTTTTTCAAAACGCTGTTCCTTATGGCTACCTCTTCCAACGCTTTTCCTTAAAGCACCGATCAAGGTGTCTGCGTGGATTGTCCTTGTCCCTCCCGTCCCTCCCGTCCCGCGCGTATCCCAGCGCGCGGTCCCGGCGCCGGTGCGGCAGGGCGAAGGCGGGGGTCGGACCCGGGCGCTCCGCGGCGAGTTGGGCGCAGGGCCCGGCGCGGCCGGACCGGCCACCCCGGCAGCGCCTGCAACGACGTCATTCATCGATGCCGCATGCGCGTTGCGGAGGGATATCGATCCCGTGTTGGCCGGTCCGGCCATCGATCAAACCCGGTCGATGCGCCGGGACCGAAGCCCATCCGAGCCCCGGAGCGCCCGGGGCCGCCCCCCGCCGGACCTCTGCAGCACAGGACGCATGGACCCCCGCGATTCCTATTTTGATCCCCCATGGAAGAGATCCGCACCCACTCCGAAGAAGCCTCGGAGGCCTGGGCCCGCGCCTTCGCAACGCGCCTCAAGGCCGGGGACGGGGTCGCGCTATCCGGGGACCTCGGCGCGGGAAAGACCGTCGTTTGCCGGGGCATCGCCCGCGGGCTCGGATTTCCGGGCGACGTCCATTCGCCTTCTTACGCCTTGGTCCACGAGTATCCCGGGGGCAGCCTGCCCCTCTTCCATATGGACCTGTACCGGCTGGCACCGGGATCGGATTGGGAAGAGATCGGGCTCGATCATTATTTCCGGCAAGGCGGCGTATGCCTGGTGGAATGGGCGGAGCGTCTTCCCGCCGGAACGACGTTCACCTGGCGGATCGACCTCACCGCGGACGGCCCGTCGGATCGGATAATCCGCGTCGCGCGCGACTAGCGACTAGGGTTTGGATGCGACGGCGCCGTGGCCGAGCACCGAATCCACCCAGGCTTGATCCTCGGTCGAAAGCAAATCGCGATGCGGCAATTTGGCCAATTGGCTGGCGAGCCCGACGGTGTCGTGGGCGGCCACGCGTTTCTTGGCTTCGGTGACCGCCGCGTTCTGTTGTTCCTGCGCGGTCTCGACGGCATCCAAACGCGCGTAGATGATGCTATCGTCCTTATTGCTCAGGTACTGGGCCGACTTCAGGGCCTCGTAAAGCTGCCCGGCTTCCTTCATATTGCCGGTCTTGAAGACCGCGTCCGCCTCCTGGAAGCGGCTGGTCGAAACCCGCTTCTGGTATTGGTAATAGACCGTGAAACCGCCGATGAGGACGATCAGGCCGATACCCACCACCCAATCCCAGAAGGTGCTGGGCTTTTCGCTTTCTTCTTTTTCCAGGAAGCTCATGATCACCTTTCCGGGGCCGAACGCGCCTGCCCGTACGGGGCAATCAAGGTAGTAAAACCCGCTTTTGCCACCCGGCCAACTCCGGATCGCGCCAGCACTGAGCGAAGCGGCGGAGCAGCCCGCCGAACGGGAAGGTGGTTAAGGACACTAGTCCCAGCAGGGCCACCTCCAAGGCGGTGAAACGCCCGCCCAGCCGCATCCGGATTTCGGCCGCGCGGGCGCCGAAGCCATAGCTCACCGGGCATGCCAAGGCGGGAAGGGTGGCCTGGGCCACCGACCAGACCGAAGCCAACCGCGACAGATCGTAGGCGTTCGCGAGGCCTAAATGCAGGGACTGCATGCGCGGACGCGCCAGCCATAGGACCCGGCGGCTGGAGCGCCATCCGAAAGCGGCGATCAACCGCCAGACTCCCGGATCGAGCGCCCATTTCAATCCGGCCCGCCGGAACCGATTCCCGATGCGCCCGAGTAATGACACCCAGCTCTCCGGCAGGCGCAGCGCGCCGCGTTGGCCCGCGAACCCATCCGCAGCGCCCGGTCCGCTCCCATCCATGCCCTTGTTTCCGTTTCCATGCGAACCATGGTTTCCGGAAGCAGGCTTACTTGAAGGTTTTTTCTCCCCGTGCCCCGAAGGGTGATCCGAACCCGGATTTCCTCCGTCCTCATCAGGATCCTTTCCTAGCGCGCGCAACGGATCGGCCGAGAGGATCTTTTTCCACCAAAGGAAATGGACGCCCGCGACCACGCGTAAGGCGGCCGGGCTTTCGTATTCGAGATGATAGCGGAAACGGATCAGCCAGAGCGCGAGCAGAAATAGAAACAGGATGGCGGCCAGGATCGACCAGACCACCCTCAGGACCTCACGGGGTGACCGGCGCGGCGGCCGCGGGGCCCTTGGCCGGCGCTTTCGCCGAGGCGGAGGAGGATTTGGCGGACGAGGCCTTCGCATGGGCCGTGGCGCCCTTCTCGGACTTGGCCTTCAGGTTGTCGGCGCTCTTGGTGTCCCCGCCTTCGTTGGCCTTCTTCTCCAGCTTGGCGATGAGCCCGTCGATATTGGAGGTCTTCAGGATCGTCTTGAACTGATCCCCGTAATTGCGGGCCGTGCTCAAATCGTCGATGATCAGATCCCAAGCCTTCCAGGTGGAGTCCTCGGCCAGCAGCTTGTAGGTCACCACCGACTCCGTCCCTTTGTTCCAAACATGGGCCGTAACGCTGGCTTTCCCGTTCGCGATCTCCGGGGCTTCGTAGGTGGAAGAATCGGACTCGTAGGCTTCCAGTTTCCTGACCGAGGCGTTCTCCACCATCTCCCGGAAAGCCTTCACGAATCGCTTCTGCTGGTCCGGCGTCATGGTCTTCCAGGTTTCCGGTCCCAGGGCCCGTTTGCCGAGCTCTTCGAAATCGAAAATCCCGTTGATGAGCACCTTCAGCCGATCCTTGGAGGCGCCTTTGTCCCGCAGCATCTTCTGAAGTTCCGCGTCCTTCTTCTTGATGATGGCCACCGGATCGCCGGGGTTGGCCGCGAAGGCCGTGACTCCCGCCATCAGAACTACCGCTATCGACCGCTTCAATCCGAACATCCAAACTCCTTGCCCCCGCGGGTCGACGACCATCCGGCCGCCGCTTCGTCCCGATCGGCTAGGGGCTCTTAGGTCCCAAATTATGTATAAAATCGCCCAAAGTCCATCCGATCGACTTGATCACCTTGGCCACGGCGAGA from Fibrobacterota bacterium includes these protein-coding regions:
- a CDS encoding sensor histidine kinase, which translates into the protein MAPEIKFPTRFLRLLPPLGKLRGWVTSLSLANIKYILFTSALALLACFTILNQIFISNLESQALQINEKEARLYAVAISEQLNHEEINVIFNEIVRKSQVPMVITDNQNVPINWNNISYRFWSKGRSKVPQVPFAYLAKAEQEFLLKLVKDMDKKNQPLELEAEGHTFGFLHYGEFTLLHILSWMPMVELVIIFLFCFVGYFGFHIIRSNEQSSLWVGLAKETAHQLGTPISSLLGWIDFMRMKLENLPEPEKNLRILGEMESDISRLNKVATRFSQIGSIPELKQADLNEILGFTAHYFSSRLPHLGKRINIELHLGELPEILINKELIGWVIENLIRNAVDAIEVEAGVISITTRYAEEEGTVHISMADNGKGIPREHLKHIFNPGFTTKKRGWGLGLSLCRRIVNEYHDGKIYVEKSQKDVGTQFEIVLPLAPERTSRKKP
- a CDS encoding response regulator gives rise to the protein MSIAGKRLLWVDDEIEFLRAHIMFMEEHGYVVEKATNGDDAVAMIKSAPYDLVLLDEQMAGKDGLSTLEEIKDYDQNIPVVMVTKSEEERLMEAALGRNINGYLIKPVNPSQILSVCKGILHSRAIRSNHVTSAYVRELSENKSSLMTNLLPQKWEKIFFQLCKWDNDLQALVDQGMIDTHIGQKKEIAKRFISYVEENYVSWFGKKGGNPNMSTQALKRKVIPPLKKGEKVCLVVMAGFRVDQWLALQPLLEPFFKVENAISWALLPSEKTNCRAGLFSGQSPREVSLKQPSLWKKMQEEEDKAPYERELLRQNLRINGIDLEDPKIIHLRQPEDGEKLLADLPKYEEESLLTVVVEFFDMLNQLRQASPVLKEIAPDEKGFRELARTWFKSSKLFEMLKAMAEKNRTVILTSDHGTVLVDAPAEVFCQEEKTPNPRVKIGQNISCDERHALFVETPVQFGLPGEVGEIAYAIAKDNYYFVYPNKFQYFVTQFKGQMVGGGLSIEELLVPLVTLTPKT
- the tsaE gene encoding tRNA (adenosine(37)-N6)-threonylcarbamoyltransferase complex ATPase subunit type 1 TsaE; the encoded protein is MEEIRTHSEEASEAWARAFATRLKAGDGVALSGDLGAGKTVVCRGIARGLGFPGDVHSPSYALVHEYPGGSLPLFHMDLYRLAPGSDWEEIGLDHYFRQGGVCLVEWAERLPAGTTFTWRIDLTADGPSDRIIRVARD
- a CDS encoding ABC transporter substrate-binding protein — its product is MFGLKRSIAVVLMAGVTAFAANPGDPVAIIKKKDAELQKMLRDKGASKDRLKVLINGIFDFEELGKRALGPETWKTMTPDQQKRFVKAFREMVENASVRKLEAYESDSSTYEAPEIANGKASVTAHVWNKGTESVVTYKLLAEDSTWKAWDLIIDDLSTARNYGDQFKTILKTSNIDGLIAKLEKKANEGGDTKSADNLKAKSEKGATAHAKASSAKSSSASAKAPAKGPAAAAPVTP